ATATTAGCATGGAAGAGCTCAGGGAATGGGATGATTATTTTGACATCATGAAACGTTGTTTCTATAAAAAGGAGGAACAATAAGATGTTTATTGATGTTTCAAACTTGAAGAAAAGTTACCCATCGGGCGTGGTGATAACCGAAGTTTTGAAGGGAATCGGAATGAAGCTGGAAAAGAGGGAAATCGGTGTGATCCTCGGGCCGTCAGGTTCGGGAAAATCCACCCTGATGAATATCATCGGCGGCATTGACCGCTGCGACAGCGGCCGGGTCATCGTCGACGGGATCGAGGTTAACGATTTGAACGACGACCGGCTGATCGATTACCGGCGTGAACACGTCGGTTTCGTCTTCCAGTTCTATAATCTCGTTCCGGACCTTACAGTCGGGGAAAACATTGAAGTCGTTTCCAACATCAGCAAATCCCCCCTTAACACGGATGAGGTTTTAACTGCCGTGGAAATGCGGGATAAAAAGTACCGCTTCCCCAGGGAGCTTAGCGGTGG
The Hydrogenispora ethanolica genome window above contains:
- a CDS encoding ABC transporter ATP-binding protein, which produces MFIDVSNLKKSYPSGVVITEVLKGIGMKLEKREIGVILGPSGSGKSTLMNIIGGIDRCDSGRVIVDGIEVNDLNDDRLIDYRREHVGFVFQFYNLVPDLTVGENIEVVSNISKSPLNTDEVLTAVEMRDKKYRFPRELSGGEQQRVSIARAIVKNPKLLLCDEPTGALDYDTSRSILRLLQQVNQKYGTTILMITHNAAIAAMANRVFKLRSGEIVEETVNQTIVPAERIEW